A stretch of the Saccharolobus caldissimus genome encodes the following:
- the tatC gene encoding twin-arginine translocase subunit TatC, giving the protein MIEKSREKAKEEFFQEKPLLEHIRELAIRLRRIIIALAISFLFYFMIGYEWIKTNLNIKLLGASISISRVPVPYPSFYDSIAVKVTRFMIYHEIPKGVKIIIINLFDPLFASLYVSLYLAILTTLPIIIKETWAFLSPGLYESEKKIFKLTIIPAFLLFIAGSSFAFFLLIPLMFDLILLYTYSLGPSVEPTISLNSFISTVFLLMASLGLAFEMPLIMVGLTYLGIVKASTWRNYWRWGVLISFIIAWIISPGTTGGVMETIIGLSLSSLYFVGMGVSYMIEKKRN; this is encoded by the coding sequence TTGATAGAGAAATCCAGAGAAAAGGCTAAAGAAGAATTTTTTCAAGAAAAACCTTTACTAGAACATATAAGAGAGTTAGCAATCAGACTTAGGAGAATTATCATAGCATTAGCTATCTCATTTTTATTTTACTTCATGATAGGCTACGAGTGGATAAAGACTAATTTAAACATCAAATTACTTGGTGCATCTATTAGTATTTCCAGAGTTCCAGTACCTTATCCCTCATTTTATGACAGTATAGCGGTTAAAGTAACTAGATTCATGATATATCATGAAATACCAAAAGGAGTCAAAATAATAATCATTAATTTATTCGACCCGCTATTCGCATCACTATACGTTTCATTATATTTAGCAATACTAACTACACTCCCTATAATTATCAAGGAAACATGGGCCTTCTTATCTCCTGGATTATATGAGAGCGAGAAAAAAATATTTAAATTAACAATAATTCCTGCATTCCTACTTTTTATAGCAGGATCCTCTTTCGCTTTCTTCCTATTAATTCCGCTAATGTTTGATCTAATATTATTGTATACATATTCCTTAGGACCCTCAGTAGAGCCTACTATTAGCCTGAACTCATTTATCTCAACCGTCTTTCTCTTAATGGCTTCATTAGGATTAGCATTTGAAATGCCCTTAATAATGGTAGGCTTAACTTATTTAGGCATAGTTAAAGCAAGTACATGGAGAAATTATTGGAGATGGGGAGTACTAATCTCTTTTATTATCGCTTGGATAATATCCCCTGGAACTACTGGTGGTGTTATGGAGACTATTATAGGGTTGTCATTGTCAAGTTTATATTTTGTAGGTATGGGAGTATCTTATATGATAGAGAAAAAACGTAATTAA
- a CDS encoding radical SAM protein, translated as MTKLIRISEPIPLIGHIAFGIIDRGTNLLQIRPFSNCPMSCIFCSVDAGPKSKHRRVEFIVDKDHLLNWAFYVISKKIHKVGILIDGVGEPILHPDIDKIISGLKSNQKVFEIAIETHGLPLTKAVINKLANAGLDRINLSVDSLNIEKAKWLSGHNGYDVNKVIDAAIYAKEKGIDILLTPVWLPGINDKDMIDIIKIAKEHGFKLGIQKYVEHPKGRKLSVKEVSWTKFYEFINSLEKVTGVKLRLSPEDFMIYPDVRLGPVIEVGEKVIGKVIGEGWMYNEVLLTAKNRVITLVGVDNIEEGLEVKVKIIRNKDEIYLAKLA; from the coding sequence GTGACTAAATTAATAAGAATTAGTGAGCCCATTCCATTAATAGGACATATAGCTTTTGGAATAATCGATAGGGGTACAAATTTACTCCAAATAAGACCTTTCAGTAATTGTCCAATGAGCTGTATTTTTTGTTCTGTAGATGCAGGTCCCAAATCTAAGCATAGAAGAGTTGAATTCATAGTAGATAAGGACCACCTACTAAATTGGGCTTTCTACGTTATAAGTAAAAAAATTCACAAAGTCGGCATTCTAATTGATGGTGTTGGAGAACCGATCCTCCATCCAGATATTGATAAGATAATAAGTGGGTTAAAGAGTAATCAGAAAGTATTTGAAATAGCAATAGAAACACACGGTCTTCCACTTACTAAAGCAGTTATAAATAAACTTGCAAATGCCGGATTAGATAGAATAAATTTATCAGTAGATTCTCTAAATATAGAAAAGGCTAAGTGGTTATCGGGGCATAATGGTTACGATGTAAATAAAGTGATCGACGCTGCAATTTACGCTAAGGAGAAAGGTATAGATATTTTATTAACACCAGTATGGCTACCTGGAATAAATGATAAAGACATGATAGATATAATAAAAATCGCTAAGGAACATGGGTTTAAATTAGGCATACAAAAGTACGTTGAACACCCTAAGGGTAGGAAACTAAGTGTTAAGGAAGTGAGTTGGACTAAGTTTTATGAGTTCATAAATAGTTTAGAAAAAGTTACTGGTGTGAAACTTAGATTATCCCCAGAGGATTTTATGATATATCCCGACGTTAGATTAGGTCCAGTAATTGAAGTAGGCGAGAAGGTTATCGGAAAGGTTATAGGAGAAGGTTGGATGTATAATGAGGTTTTGCTTACAGCAAAGAATAGGGTTATCACGTTAGTTGGTGTTGATAATATAGAGGAAGGTCTTGAAGTTAAAGTTAAAATCATTAGAAATAAAGACGAAATATATTTAGCTAAGCTGGCGTAG
- a CDS encoding tetratricopeptide repeat protein, with protein sequence MSFKKAIKKRLKQAIKDREILDIISDEINLTIITMLRTEPTYVRKIAQQLGMKESHVSDRLRKMEKVGLVSSSWKRIGDKNVKLYYPILDRLEINFTQMGYVIRGKDIRSEIIIPHKLLENIIPIVTSFIGRRAELELIRSWKGPIIIWGMPGIGKTTLVAKFIWDSGLENKTFWYNCKEIDTFQYFLSKLAAFLFLKGYKTLPDYMIAGVKDSSILIDIAVSEIINNNILLVFDNYDLCKDELIKLFVSQLIEKGEKLFIISRKPIRNFPKLYEIHLQGMSEEEVKEFLAIKCNKSFNNVPTYVAKLGGNPLGLHFLCTSKLSENEELLTRPFKEWLITELRKMLVSEHIKILEQLSVFDSPINLDSLRSLTRIKGLINYLRDLENMSLIESSGENYWLSNTLKDIIYDNSSSQEELHKKAAHYYLKLLDPFSRLKAIYHFIKAGEVEEALSLVIKYLPRLANAGLLEKVNELFKDVIEEELSPYGKIKFKYFKGLYLHLSGKINESISIFEDMEGLIRSAKDWETYAQLLYFLCSSYIVINNYDKAKQVCEQGMKIYGKRNSIWFSRMATLMAEVYEETGQLDNSLDLLQRALNSIDELDIENRAPILHQIAMVFYRKGDLKKSRILAENALEIYRKMHNLFGLGHCEWGIASMLIEEGDPILAMEYYNKAIEDLARCMRLGHLMVCLSERCVLNLRLGNIEKAREDMEKVESLMRKIQGPLLQGVALRGMGIYIAEVEKNIGKGISYLMKSLELIDDLVIDEKALTLWALGLLELKSGMKGQGLAHLKEAEKILREVCWETRAIEVKKAINAAINDDLNNLYPKTARSYL encoded by the coding sequence GTGAGTTTTAAAAAGGCTATTAAGAAAAGACTTAAACAAGCTATTAAAGATCGAGAGATCTTAGACATTATATCTGATGAAATAAATCTTACTATAATAACTATGTTAAGAACTGAACCAACTTATGTCAGAAAAATCGCTCAGCAATTAGGGATGAAAGAATCTCACGTTTCTGATAGGCTTAGGAAAATGGAGAAAGTCGGACTTGTATCAAGCTCTTGGAAGAGAATTGGTGACAAAAACGTAAAACTTTATTACCCCATATTAGATCGCTTAGAGATAAATTTTACCCAAATGGGATACGTTATCAGAGGTAAAGATATAAGATCGGAGATAATTATACCGCATAAACTATTAGAAAACATAATACCTATAGTAACATCTTTTATAGGAAGAAGGGCTGAATTAGAACTTATACGTTCTTGGAAAGGTCCAATAATTATCTGGGGTATGCCCGGTATTGGAAAAACTACATTAGTAGCCAAATTTATATGGGATAGTGGACTAGAAAATAAAACCTTTTGGTATAATTGCAAAGAAATAGATACTTTTCAATATTTCTTAAGTAAATTAGCAGCATTTCTTTTTTTAAAAGGATATAAGACCTTACCAGATTATATGATAGCTGGTGTAAAGGACTCTTCAATTCTTATTGATATAGCAGTTAGTGAAATCATTAATAATAATATACTTTTGGTTTTTGATAACTATGATTTATGTAAAGATGAATTAATTAAATTATTTGTTAGTCAATTGATCGAAAAAGGAGAAAAATTATTTATAATTTCACGTAAACCAATTAGAAATTTTCCTAAATTATATGAGATACATCTTCAAGGAATGAGTGAAGAAGAAGTTAAGGAATTTTTAGCTATAAAATGTAATAAATCTTTTAATAATGTCCCCACATATGTAGCGAAATTAGGTGGCAATCCATTAGGTCTTCATTTTTTATGTACTTCTAAACTGTCTGAGAATGAAGAATTGCTTACAAGACCCTTTAAGGAATGGCTAATAACGGAGCTTAGAAAAATGCTTGTTAGTGAGCATATAAAAATCTTAGAACAATTATCTGTTTTTGACTCTCCTATAAATTTAGATTCTTTAAGAAGTTTAACTCGTATTAAAGGTCTTATAAATTATTTAAGAGACTTAGAGAATATGTCCTTAATTGAGAGTTCTGGTGAAAATTATTGGCTTTCGAATACTCTTAAAGATATAATTTACGACAATTCGTCTTCTCAAGAAGAGCTTCATAAAAAAGCCGCTCATTACTATCTTAAACTATTGGATCCCTTTTCTAGGTTAAAGGCTATTTATCATTTTATTAAGGCTGGAGAGGTAGAAGAAGCCTTATCTTTAGTAATAAAATACTTACCTAGATTAGCTAATGCAGGTTTACTGGAGAAAGTAAATGAATTGTTTAAAGATGTGATAGAAGAAGAACTTTCTCCTTATGGAAAAATTAAATTTAAGTATTTTAAAGGATTATATTTACATCTTTCTGGAAAAATTAATGAATCTATAAGTATATTTGAGGATATGGAAGGTCTAATCAGATCAGCAAAAGATTGGGAAACTTACGCACAGTTATTGTATTTTCTTTGTTCATCATATATAGTAATAAATAACTATGATAAAGCTAAACAAGTATGTGAACAAGGTATGAAAATTTATGGAAAGAGAAATTCAATATGGTTTAGCAGAATGGCAACTTTAATGGCTGAAGTTTATGAAGAAACAGGGCAATTAGATAACTCGTTAGATCTTCTTCAAAGAGCCCTTAATAGTATAGATGAATTAGATATAGAGAATAGAGCGCCTATTCTTCATCAAATAGCTATGGTATTTTATAGAAAAGGTGATCTAAAAAAGTCGAGGATACTAGCTGAGAACGCATTGGAAATTTATAGAAAAATGCATAATTTATTCGGTTTAGGTCATTGTGAATGGGGAATAGCTAGCATGCTTATTGAGGAAGGTGATCCGATTTTAGCAATGGAATATTACAATAAAGCTATCGAAGATTTAGCTAGATGCATGCGACTTGGCCATTTAATGGTATGCTTATCTGAGAGATGTGTATTAAATCTTAGGTTAGGAAATATAGAAAAAGCTAGGGAAGATATGGAGAAAGTCGAATCACTAATGAGAAAAATTCAAGGACCTTTGTTACAAGGCGTAGCATTAAGGGGAATGGGTATTTATATAGCTGAAGTGGAGAAGAATATAGGAAAAGGTATTTCATATTTAATGAAGAGTCTTGAATTAATAGATGATTTAGTAATAGATGAAAAAGCTCTTACCCTATGGGCTCTTGGATTACTTGAGTTAAAATCTGGTATGAAGGGTCAAGGACTAGCACACCTTAAGGAAGCTGAAAAAATATTAAGAGAGGTTTGTTGGGAAACTAGAGCAATAGAGGTAAAAAAGGCTATAAATGCGGCTATAAATGACGATTTAAATAACTTATATCCTAAAACAGCTAGAAGTTACTTATAA
- a CDS encoding class I SAM-dependent methyltransferase: protein MSDEWIKIFESDFYVREMIKVWDEGEKWANWIDEVVNKYKLDKKVLDVPCGIGRVSYFLAKKGYDVTGIDISEKMINIAKSNIQNGKFIVGDMRRLNEIIGNEKYDLVINIYNSLGYYSEEDDLKILESIRLSTKKLAVINLDNRDYIIYNKPSEYYTFIPPYLVYSKVEFEPETSRLKVYRKYYMDNKEVGEINYSQRLYSIHEVLTLLKKAGLKAIEVVSGYSWKRFSIMDPEMTIIATPA, encoded by the coding sequence ATGAGTGATGAATGGATAAAAATCTTTGAATCGGATTTCTACGTACGTGAGATGATAAAAGTATGGGATGAGGGAGAGAAATGGGCTAATTGGATTGATGAGGTTGTAAATAAATATAAACTAGATAAAAAGGTACTTGATGTTCCTTGTGGAATAGGTAGAGTATCTTACTTTTTAGCTAAAAAAGGTTATGATGTGACCGGTATTGATATTTCAGAGAAGATGATAAACATTGCTAAATCTAATATACAAAACGGTAAATTTATAGTAGGTGATATGAGAAGATTAAATGAAATAATAGGTAATGAAAAGTACGATTTAGTTATAAATATATATAATAGTTTAGGATATTATTCTGAAGAAGATGACTTAAAAATTCTTGAATCAATAAGATTAAGTACAAAAAAATTAGCTGTAATTAATCTAGATAATCGTGACTATATTATATATAATAAGCCTAGCGAATATTATACTTTCATTCCCCCGTATTTAGTATACTCTAAAGTCGAATTTGAACCAGAGACTTCAAGACTTAAAGTATATAGGAAATATTACATGGATAATAAGGAAGTAGGCGAAATCAATTATTCACAGAGGCTATACAGTATTCACGAAGTTTTAACATTACTTAAAAAGGCTGGATTAAAGGCAATTGAGGTAGTTTCAGGTTACTCTTGGAAAAGGTTTAGCATAATGGATCCAGAAATGACAATAATAGCTACGCCAGCTTAG
- a CDS encoding ArsR/SmtB family transcription factor, which produces MLLRIDEVFQNKGWDTRKKILDELRKKPQSAYELSKRLGFNYSTIKYHIEILEKFGLITKSKKGTKSVYIVTKNYELLKKYIEEDKRS; this is translated from the coding sequence ATGCTATTAAGAATAGATGAGGTCTTCCAAAATAAAGGATGGGATACGAGAAAAAAGATATTAGATGAATTGAGAAAAAAACCACAAAGTGCATATGAATTATCTAAAAGATTAGGATTCAATTATTCTACCATAAAATATCATATAGAAATATTAGAGAAATTCGGATTAATAACTAAAAGTAAAAAAGGTACTAAATCGGTATATATTGTAACCAAAAACTATGAACTCCTTAAAAAATATATAGAGGAGGATAAGAGAAGTTAA
- a CDS encoding plastocyanin/azurin family copper-binding protein → MKARKAKGRRFIIETKYFLIMLLVAGLFIYYGILMQQTLSHANTHANTSVSSNRVGIFFDGSGGGISDNTNVSSNWIVYVGGGTPDMSVMSMGFFPEIIAIDAGDNITFVNNSSEVHTVTFLSGNPPINPLSPEADMRIGGDIYNGTGIVSSGMLLPGENYTLTFTTPGIYIYRCNYHAGMMGVVIVNPKGTPYHMTQAQYNKIAQLEESQSIAQGESLFQQVNLPATPGPNGTTIWYIDAGVMTPAAALVNLNPVSSDNISGFAQLSIISAGLMKVEVNLIGLKQGVTYNVQIFTGAAEAGGKMTYTLNPITGNSNGTGSSITMLKIDPLDPYIPTSYDIPAAGWYINVSSYKGTLALGDVIAPSASVMRFLPTTLTIHVGDTVVWTQDAPDEVHTITFVPQGMGIPEFGGPLTLIPIGGHIFNGSGYYSSGPLIPGQSYNLTFITPGIYTYVCLLHDNMGMVGTIIVLPKTFTSNQVILNSMMNMSNQISQLSSKINYIDNKIAQFNSAVSSLENSNNLTMLVQQGINNKISTLNTAILILVALVIILILTNIILIFRKRL, encoded by the coding sequence ATGAAAGCTAGAAAAGCTAAAGGAAGACGATTTATTATTGAAACTAAATATTTTCTAATAATGTTATTAGTAGCTGGACTATTTATATATTATGGTATCTTAATGCAGCAAACTTTAAGTCATGCAAATACTCATGCAAATACTAGTGTTTCTAGTAATCGAGTAGGGATATTTTTTGATGGTAGCGGTGGTGGAATTTCTGATAATACTAATGTTTCCAGCAATTGGATAGTTTATGTTGGAGGAGGAACTCCCGATATGTCTGTTATGAGTATGGGATTCTTCCCTGAAATAATAGCAATAGATGCTGGAGATAACATTACTTTTGTAAACAATTCCAGTGAAGTTCACACGGTGACATTTCTTAGTGGAAATCCGCCAATTAATCCACTCTCTCCAGAGGCTGATATGAGAATAGGTGGAGATATATATAATGGAACTGGTATAGTCTCATCTGGCATGTTACTACCTGGTGAAAATTATACTCTAACCTTTACTACACCTGGCATATATATTTATAGATGTAACTATCATGCAGGAATGATGGGAGTAGTAATAGTAAATCCAAAGGGAACTCCATATCATATGACACAAGCTCAGTATAATAAAATAGCACAACTTGAAGAATCACAATCAATAGCACAAGGGGAATCATTATTTCAACAAGTGAATTTACCTGCAACTCCAGGTCCTAACGGAACTACAATATGGTATATAGATGCAGGAGTAATGACACCTGCAGCTGCGTTAGTAAATTTAAACCCGGTTTCAAGTGATAACATTAGCGGATTTGCTCAATTATCAATAATATCAGCTGGACTAATGAAAGTAGAAGTGAATTTAATAGGACTTAAACAAGGCGTGACATATAATGTACAAATATTTACTGGTGCTGCGGAAGCCGGGGGCAAAATGACTTATACGTTAAATCCAATAACTGGTAATTCTAATGGTACTGGATCCTCGATAACTATGTTAAAGATAGATCCCTTAGATCCTTACATCCCCACTAGCTATGATATACCCGCTGCAGGCTGGTACATAAACGTAAGTAGCTATAAGGGCACATTAGCTTTAGGTGATGTAATAGCGCCTTCTGCAAGTGTAATGAGATTTCTTCCAACTACTTTAACAATTCATGTTGGCGATACTGTAGTGTGGACACAAGATGCACCAGATGAAGTTCACACTATAACCTTTGTACCTCAAGGGATGGGAATACCAGAGTTCGGAGGCCCTTTAACCCTTATTCCAATTGGTGGACATATATTTAATGGTTCTGGATACTATAGTTCTGGTCCTCTAATACCAGGGCAGTCATATAATTTAACGTTTATAACTCCAGGAATATATACTTATGTCTGCTTATTACACGACAATATGGGGATGGTAGGAACAATAATTGTTCTGCCTAAAACCTTTACAAGCAATCAAGTTATATTAAATAGTATGATGAATATGTCTAATCAGATTTCTCAATTAAGTTCAAAAATAAATTATATTGATAATAAAATTGCTCAGTTCAATTCTGCTGTTAGTAGTTTAGAAAATTCCAATAATCTTACTATGTTAGTTCAACAAGGAATAAATAATAAGATTTCTACATTAAATACGGCAATATTAATTCTTGTGGCATTAGTTATAATATTGATATTGACAAATATTATTCTGATATTTAGAAAAAGATTATAA
- a CDS encoding HEPN domain-containing protein has product MSYNIAEEFLRRAKDYLKASELSFEHSFYEASALNSEVSAQLSLKGLLFKLGIEPPRTHGIRELLSLIYAKLGDQRISDFTKKNREKLIILENVRGKSQYGLPPVSRDEAEIALITAREILKLVESLWNL; this is encoded by the coding sequence AGGAATTTTTGAGGAGGGCAAAGGACTATTTAAAAGCTTCCGAACTTTCATTTGAGCACAGCTTTTATGAGGCCTCGGCGTTAAATAGTGAAGTTTCAGCCCAACTCTCCTTAAAAGGATTACTTTTCAAGTTAGGAATAGAACCTCCCCGAACTCACGGTATTAGAGAGTTACTTTCGTTAATATATGCGAAACTTGGAGATCAAAGGATAAGTGACTTTACGAAGAAGAATAGAGAAAAGCTCATTATTCTAGAGAACGTAAGAGGAAAGTCACAGTACGGTTTACCTCCAGTATCTAGGGATGAGGCTGAAATAGCTTTAATTACTGCACGGGAAATACTAAAACTTGTAGAATCATTATGGAACCTATAG
- a CDS encoding nucleotidyltransferase family protein, producing the protein MEPIEKIKFLRNWREALRKLNLERFKEVYVFGSVVSGKITGASDIDLILVIKRGEDKNKALIGFFDEVESKLGEKASYLFDVKVIYEDEKELPLYKFFLRDAVRVK; encoded by the coding sequence ATGGAACCTATAGAGAAGATAAAGTTCTTACGAAATTGGAGGGAAGCACTTAGAAAGCTTAACCTTGAAAGATTTAAAGAAGTATATGTATTCGGCTCTGTAGTAAGTGGAAAAATAACTGGGGCAAGTGATATTGACTTAATTTTAGTTATCAAACGTGGTGAGGATAAGAATAAGGCGTTAATAGGCTTCTTCGATGAGGTCGAGAGCAAATTGGGGGAGAAGGCGTCATATCTGTTTGACGTTAAAGTAATTTATGAAGATGAGAAAGAATTACCGCTATACAAGTTCTTCCTCAGAGATGCAGTGAGAGTAAAATGA
- a CDS encoding class I SAM-dependent methyltransferase encodes METIRSIFNVDFNRYWSEAEKINNRVKKILGSSFSYALSENKRAILYSVVKYFNPDVVIETGVGPGVSSTFILYALNKGVLYSIDVRETLENGRPVGFLVPHELRNKWKLYIGKSREVLPSILRYVNKIDIFLHDSEHTYENVMFELNTVWNHLRDGGIIFIDNFEWTEAPYHFAREKNVNLYKLVDEAGGLAMIIKK; translated from the coding sequence ATGGAAACCATAAGAAGCATATTTAACGTAGACTTTAATAGATATTGGAGCGAGGCAGAAAAGATAAACAATAGAGTTAAAAAAATTCTAGGTTCTAGCTTTTCATATGCTTTAAGTGAAAATAAAAGAGCTATCCTATACTCTGTTGTAAAATACTTTAACCCAGATGTAGTAATAGAAACGGGAGTAGGACCCGGTGTTTCATCAACTTTTATACTTTACGCACTTAATAAAGGTGTATTATATTCTATTGACGTTAGGGAAACACTAGAGAATGGAAGACCAGTTGGTTTTCTAGTTCCTCATGAGTTACGTAATAAATGGAAACTTTACATTGGTAAAAGTAGAGAGGTACTGCCAAGCATATTAAGATATGTTAATAAAATTGATATATTTCTTCATGATAGTGAGCACACTTACGAAAACGTTATGTTTGAGCTTAATACAGTATGGAACCATTTAAGAGATGGAGGAATAATTTTTATAGATAATTTTGAATGGACAGAAGCACCTTATCATTTTGCAAGAGAAAAAAATGTAAATTTATATAAGTTAGTAGATGAAGCCGGTGGCTTAGCAATGATTATCAAAAAATAG
- the asd gene encoding aspartate-semialdehyde dehydrogenase, translating into MRRNLKAAILGSTGLVGIEYVRMLVNHPYIKVSYLAGKGSVGKPYGEVVRWQTIGQVPKEIADMEVKPTDPKLMDDVDIVFSPLPQGAAGPVEEEFAKQGFPVISNSPDHRFDPDVPLLIPEINPHTISLIDEQRKRRDWKGFIVTTPLCTAQGAAIPLAPIYANFRLDSVFITTIQSLSGAGYPGIPSLDVVDNVLPLGDAYDNKTIKEITRLLKETNRNIPESYPEDLSLAATTHRVATIHGHYEVIYATFKEDVNVEKVRESLDTFAGEPQRLKLPTAPDRPIIVTNQDARPQVYFDRWAGNPPGMSVVVGRLAQVSRRAIRFVSVIHNTVRGAAGGGILAAELLVEKGYIDKR; encoded by the coding sequence ATGAGAAGAAACCTAAAGGCAGCTATCTTAGGTTCTACTGGATTAGTCGGAATAGAATACGTTAGAATGTTAGTAAACCACCCCTATATTAAAGTATCATACTTAGCTGGTAAGGGCTCTGTAGGTAAGCCTTACGGTGAGGTAGTTAGATGGCAAACTATAGGGCAAGTGCCTAAGGAGATTGCAGATATGGAAGTTAAACCCACTGATCCTAAATTAATGGATGATGTGGATATAGTATTCTCGCCGTTACCCCAAGGTGCTGCAGGTCCAGTGGAAGAAGAATTCGCTAAGCAGGGATTTCCAGTAATAAGTAACTCTCCAGATCATAGGTTTGACCCAGATGTGCCATTATTAATTCCAGAAATAAATCCCCATACTATCTCACTAATAGATGAACAAAGAAAAAGGCGTGATTGGAAGGGATTTATAGTCACGACCCCTTTATGTACAGCTCAAGGTGCTGCTATACCATTAGCGCCAATCTATGCCAATTTTAGGTTAGATAGCGTGTTTATAACTACTATTCAATCCTTGTCTGGAGCCGGATATCCTGGTATTCCGTCATTAGATGTTGTAGATAATGTCCTTCCTTTAGGCGATGCTTATGATAACAAAACAATAAAAGAGATAACAAGATTATTGAAGGAGACTAATAGAAATATTCCAGAATCCTATCCAGAAGATTTATCGTTAGCTGCAACAACGCATAGAGTAGCTACTATTCATGGTCACTATGAGGTTATTTACGCTACTTTTAAGGAGGATGTAAATGTTGAAAAAGTTAGGGAGAGTTTAGATACATTTGCTGGTGAGCCTCAAAGGTTAAAGTTACCTACAGCGCCAGATAGACCTATAATTGTAACTAACCAAGATGCTAGACCACAAGTTTATTTTGATAGATGGGCTGGAAATCCACCTGGTATGAGTGTTGTTGTAGGTAGATTAGCTCAAGTGAGTAGGAGAGCTATTAGATTTGTGTCCGTAATTCACAATACAGTTAGGGGTGCTGCTGGAGGGGGTATATTAGCTGCTGAACTGTTAGTTGAAAAGGGGTATATTGATAAAAGGTAA
- a CDS encoding twin-arginine translocase TatA/TatE family subunit has protein sequence MLENPTDLIILLVVIAVLFFGSSKIPELFRSLGRAMGEFKKGQIEAEMEIQQMMVQNNISKRDNVEDLERKIAELQKQLEELKQSKK, from the coding sequence ATGCTTGAAAATCCTACTGATTTAATCATCTTGTTAGTAGTAATAGCCGTACTCTTCTTCGGCTCATCCAAAATCCCAGAACTTTTCAGATCATTAGGAAGGGCCATGGGTGAATTTAAAAAAGGACAAATAGAAGCAGAGATGGAAATTCAGCAAATGATGGTACAAAATAACATTAGCAAAAGAGATAATGTGGAAGATCTAGAAAGAAAAATAGCAGAACTACAAAAGCAATTAGAGGAACTAAAGCAGAGTAAGAAATAG
- a CDS encoding lysine exporter LysO family protein: MIVGKIKYVKIVEKFVDAIVLLLIFSISYWAGEEILGKEIYTLILSSIILSLLSIFITYFSGILLDFYYSIKDIIGNKITLKIENNNKSIIKYMSPFVLGWVLGALIRFNTQFLVNLIDYELYILASILGYIMGKEFNLRLILNSSRNALLSILITIIGDIIVALIIFVTHVANLPIALAITLASGWYSYVGPLVAVTTNPYLGTLAFLINFLREQLTYVLIPVLLKLKFEPRSAIAVGGATAMDTTLPLYVETLGKEYALSAMVSGVILTLVIPIILPLII, from the coding sequence TTGATAGTTGGAAAAATTAAATATGTAAAAATCGTAGAGAAGTTCGTAGATGCAATAGTGCTTTTATTAATATTCTCCATATCATACTGGGCTGGTGAGGAAATATTAGGCAAAGAAATTTACACCTTGATATTAAGTTCTATAATTCTCTCATTATTATCGATATTTATAACATATTTTTCTGGAATATTACTAGATTTCTATTATTCAATAAAAGATATAATTGGAAATAAAATAACTTTGAAAATCGAAAATAATAATAAGAGTATAATAAAGTATATGAGTCCGTTCGTCCTTGGATGGGTATTAGGAGCGTTAATCCGCTTTAATACTCAATTTCTTGTAAATCTTATTGATTACGAGTTATACATTTTAGCCTCAATACTGGGATACATCATGGGTAAGGAATTTAACTTAAGGTTAATCCTAAATAGCAGCAGAAATGCTCTACTTTCGATATTAATAACTATTATAGGAGATATCATAGTTGCATTAATTATTTTCGTTACACATGTAGCGAATTTACCAATAGCATTAGCAATAACTTTGGCAAGTGGATGGTATAGCTACGTAGGCCCTTTAGTTGCAGTTACTACTAATCCTTATTTAGGTACCCTAGCATTTTTAATAAATTTTTTGAGAGAGCAATTAACTTATGTCTTAATACCAGTATTACTAAAGTTAAAATTTGAGCCAAGATCAGCAATTGCGGTAGGAGGTGCTACTGCAATGGATACTACACTTCCACTTTACGTTGAGACTTTAGGAAAGGAGTATGCTCTATCAGCTATGGTAAGTGGAGTAATATTAACGCTAGTAATACCAATTATTTTACCTCTAATTATCTAA